One Sulfurovum sp. TSL1 DNA segment encodes these proteins:
- the pheT gene encoding phenylalanine--tRNA ligase subunit beta: protein MIVTRSWLSEFIDLSGVSNEKLYETFNAIGLEVDSLTQIEVAEKVVIGKILSCEKHPDADKLNVCKINVGSGTRQIVCGAANVVDAEYVAVATIGAVLPGDFTIKHAKLRGVESEGMVCASSELGLPDTGKGIMILDESIGELEVGKELRSYETIADTIIELELTANRGDCLSIYGVARDLSTALDIELKPFEYKQEEKIKLGIAREAELHHTGEMDADLHYKLATIEQISNSFLVQLRLAMVGIEAEGKLASMLAYATHTTGVVLRAYNSKMFRNDENKISVQTVGKAKGIIEITGKEKVLSVVGVQQEAECIANDQTKELLIEASYINPDTLVEAVAATSLKTDELYYKTSRGSNPDLQFGLSFLASMMDNYTDISCYEGSLIVSAEKEHETVIVDAKEISAIIGMDIEIGRIVTKLQKLGFEINSMGHDLIAAVVPPFRHDIKHLQDIAEEIVRIIGINNIEAKPFVFAEKPRLNATTDRYKTKKAFKNRAVGVSFYENVSYVFSERALLEKYGFSTLDEALELANPIAEELNTLRSTILVNLLNAAKRNVSYSKKSIPLFEIGAVFGSQREQKEVISFVFSGQVEGENVRNAGKPQMIDFATFTQKVGAVVGAFELVPCTYENGLIHPYQSANIVVDGKVCGFISKLHPTVQESFDLPVTFIAELDFDVFLPTHINATPVSKFQGVYKDLSVVIDKSLNYYEVAKVLNALELPMLKDTYPVDIYEDEKLGDKKSLTVRFFIQSMEKTLEESDIEAVMGQVMAALETECKAELR from the coding sequence ATGATAGTAACAAGAAGTTGGTTAAGTGAATTTATAGACCTTAGCGGTGTCTCTAATGAAAAGCTTTATGAAACGTTTAATGCTATAGGACTTGAAGTTGACAGTCTCACACAGATAGAGGTAGCGGAAAAAGTGGTGATAGGAAAGATCCTTTCTTGTGAAAAACATCCTGATGCTGATAAGCTCAATGTCTGTAAGATCAATGTGGGAAGCGGCACAAGACAGATCGTCTGTGGGGCTGCCAATGTGGTGGATGCGGAGTATGTGGCAGTAGCGACCATAGGTGCTGTGCTGCCTGGCGACTTTACCATCAAACATGCGAAGCTTCGTGGTGTTGAGAGTGAAGGAATGGTATGTGCCTCTTCGGAACTTGGATTACCTGATACAGGCAAAGGGATCATGATACTCGATGAAAGTATCGGTGAACTTGAAGTGGGTAAAGAGTTACGTTCTTATGAAACGATTGCAGATACGATCATTGAGCTTGAACTCACAGCCAACAGGGGTGACTGTCTGAGCATCTATGGTGTGGCAAGAGACTTGAGCACAGCACTTGACATTGAACTGAAACCTTTCGAGTACAAACAGGAAGAGAAGATCAAACTCGGTATCGCCAGAGAAGCAGAGCTTCACCATACAGGTGAAATGGATGCAGATCTGCATTACAAACTTGCAACGATAGAGCAGATATCCAATAGTTTTCTTGTACAGTTACGCCTGGCTATGGTAGGTATAGAAGCGGAAGGAAAACTTGCAAGTATGCTGGCGTATGCAACACACACAACAGGGGTAGTGTTACGTGCATATAACAGTAAAATGTTCCGTAATGATGAAAATAAGATCTCTGTACAGACGGTAGGAAAAGCAAAAGGGATCATCGAGATCACCGGAAAGGAGAAAGTACTTTCTGTTGTGGGTGTGCAACAAGAAGCAGAGTGTATAGCCAATGATCAGACGAAAGAGCTTTTGATCGAAGCCAGCTATATCAATCCTGATACTTTGGTTGAGGCGGTTGCAGCCACTTCTTTAAAAACGGATGAGCTTTATTATAAGACATCCAGGGGTTCCAATCCTGATCTTCAATTCGGGTTATCGTTCCTGGCTTCTATGATGGACAATTATACGGATATCTCCTGTTATGAAGGTTCACTGATCGTAAGTGCTGAAAAAGAACATGAAACCGTTATCGTAGATGCAAAAGAGATCTCTGCTATCATCGGTATGGATATTGAAATAGGAAGGATCGTAACGAAACTTCAAAAACTTGGATTTGAGATCAATTCTATGGGGCATGATCTTATCGCAGCAGTGGTACCGCCTTTTAGACATGATATCAAACATTTACAAGATATTGCAGAAGAGATCGTGCGTATTATCGGTATCAATAACATAGAAGCCAAACCTTTTGTGTTTGCTGAGAAACCGCGTCTTAACGCGACAACCGATAGATATAAGACAAAAAAAGCGTTCAAGAATCGTGCAGTAGGTGTCTCATTCTATGAGAATGTATCATATGTCTTTTCTGAAAGAGCACTTTTGGAAAAATATGGTTTTTCTACGCTTGATGAAGCATTGGAACTGGCAAATCCTATCGCAGAAGAGCTCAATACATTGAGATCTACGATACTGGTCAATTTGCTCAATGCAGCGAAGCGTAATGTGAGTTACAGTAAAAAATCGATCCCTCTGTTTGAGATAGGTGCAGTGTTTGGAAGCCAAAGAGAACAGAAAGAAGTGATCTCATTTGTGTTCTCCGGACAGGTTGAAGGTGAAAATGTAAGAAATGCGGGTAAACCGCAGATGATCGACTTTGCCACTTTTACACAAAAAGTGGGCGCAGTTGTCGGTGCCTTTGAACTGGTACCCTGTACGTATGAAAATGGGCTTATCCATCCCTATCAATCTGCCAATATTGTTGTAGATGGTAAAGTGTGCGGATTTATTTCAAAGCTGCACCCGACGGTGCAGGAAAGTTTTGATCTCCCTGTGACATTTATCGCTGAACTTGATTTTGATGTGTTTTTACCGACACATATCAATGCGACACCTGTCTCCAAGTTCCAAGGTGTCTATAAAGACCTCTCTGTAGTGATCGATAAATCTTTGAATTACTATGAAGTGGCTAAAGTACTCAATGCACTGGAACTTCCAATGCTTAAAGATACCTATCCTGTAGATATCTATGAGGATGAAAAATTGGGTGATAAGAAAAGTCTTACGGTACGTTTCTTCATCCAATCTATGGAAAAAACACTTGAAGAGAGTGATATAGAAGCAGTGATGGGTCAGGTCATGGCTGCACTTGAAACTGAATGTAAAGCAGAATTGAGATAA
- a CDS encoding histidine triad nucleotide-binding protein — MCIFCKIVNKEIPNNTVHESEHFLAFHDLYPKAPIHILIIPKTHVDSFQDVTPETMAGLTRFAQEVANKVGIDKSGYRLITNNGPDGGQEIYHLHFHLLGGGKLTWDHSHEDPHKSL; from the coding sequence ATGTGCATATTCTGCAAAATCGTAAACAAAGAAATCCCCAATAACACTGTCCATGAGAGTGAACATTTTTTAGCATTTCATGACCTCTATCCTAAGGCACCTATCCATATTCTCATCATTCCTAAAACACATGTAGATTCTTTTCAGGATGTAACACCCGAGACCATGGCAGGACTCACCCGTTTTGCACAGGAAGTAGCGAATAAAGTCGGTATTGATAAATCAGGTTACAGACTCATCACCAATAACGGTCCAGACGGAGGACAAGAGATCTACCACTTACATTTCCACCTGTTAGGCGGAGGAAAACTCACCTGGGATCACAGCCACGAAGACCCGCACAAAAGTTTGTAA
- the pheS gene encoding phenylalanine--tRNA ligase subunit alpha, producing MENLEEKIIQADSLEALEKVRVELFGKKGVLAAEFAKMKDVPGPEKKAFAEGLNKNKAALQASFDARYAGLKSEEIEKVLKSEAIDVSLYGTLAQKGALHPVMETMDKIIDYFVALNFAVESGPMVEDDFHNFEALNLPKYHPARDMQDTFYFKDGGLLRTHTSPVQIRTMMETKPPIRMIAPGSVFRRDYDLTHTPMFHQVEGLVVDDKGKVSFANLKSILTDFLQYMFGDVDVRFRPSFFPFTEPSAEVDISCIFCEGEGCRVCSHTGWLEVLGCGIVDPNVFKAVGYEDVSGYAFGLGVERFAMLMHKIPDLRSLFEGDIRLLEQFR from the coding sequence ATGGAAAATTTAGAAGAGAAGATCATTCAGGCCGATTCGCTTGAAGCATTGGAAAAAGTACGTGTTGAGCTTTTTGGGAAGAAGGGTGTTTTGGCAGCAGAGTTTGCCAAGATGAAAGATGTACCCGGTCCGGAGAAAAAAGCATTTGCAGAGGGGTTGAACAAAAACAAAGCCGCACTGCAAGCAAGTTTTGATGCACGTTACGCAGGGCTGAAATCTGAAGAGATAGAAAAAGTACTGAAAAGTGAAGCGATAGATGTTTCACTCTATGGTACATTGGCTCAAAAAGGTGCACTCCATCCGGTGATGGAGACGATGGACAAGATCATTGACTATTTTGTGGCATTGAACTTTGCTGTGGAGAGCGGTCCTATGGTTGAGGATGATTTCCATAACTTTGAAGCACTGAATTTGCCAAAATACCACCCTGCCCGTGACATGCAGGATACATTCTATTTTAAGGATGGCGGACTTTTGCGTACCCATACCTCTCCTGTGCAGATACGTACGATGATGGAGACCAAACCACCTATTCGTATGATCGCACCGGGGTCAGTCTTCAGACGTGATTATGACCTGACACATACACCTATGTTCCATCAGGTTGAGGGGCTTGTCGTAGATGATAAAGGCAAAGTGAGTTTCGCAAACCTCAAGTCTATATTGACAGATTTCCTACAGTATATGTTCGGGGATGTTGACGTGCGTTTCAGACCTAGTTTCTTTCCGTTCACCGAACCGTCTGCCGAAGTGGACATCTCTTGTATCTTCTGTGAGGGTGAAGGATGCAGGGTCTGTTCACATACGGGGTGGCTCGAAGTACTTGGATGCGGGATCGTTGACCCGAATGTCTTTAAGGCAGTGGGATACGAAGATGTGAGTGGTTACGCCTTTGGTTTGGGGGTAGAGCGTTTTGCCATGCTTATGCATAAAATACCTGACCTGAGATCTTTATTTGAAGGTGATATTCGTTTGTTGGAGCAGTTTAGATGA
- the argH gene encoding argininosuccinate lyase, whose protein sequence is MSKKIASARISEKSSQLLQDLNNSLPFDKVLYKEDIEGSRAHAYMLCEQGIISEEDYEKIEGGLYEILGEIESGTFTLDGDDEDIHMAIEGRLTEKVGDAGKRLHTARSRNDQVALDFRMYVQNNTKAIADLLLENITTLVKVAEENAETMLPGMTHLQHAQPINFGYHMLAYASMFKRDYERFMSSYERNNYSPIGCAALAGTPHPINRQTTSDKLGFNAPTLNCLDTVSDRDFALEILFNISTMMMHMSRLSEELILWSASEFRWVTLSDRHATGSSIMPQKKNPDIPELLRGKTGRVNGNLVALLTVMKGLPLAYNKDMQEDKEGVFDSVRTATLSLQVLEEMIAEMTVNKEAMEAACMIGHLSATDLADYLVKEQGLPFRDAYHITGNAVNLAEEKGLDISELSLEDLQSVDARIGEGVVALLDNRASMNARQSEGGTATVRTLEQVDSMKAWLEKQN, encoded by the coding sequence ATGTCTAAAAAAATTGCCTCTGCAAGAATCTCTGAAAAGAGTTCACAACTCCTACAAGATCTCAACAATTCACTGCCGTTTGATAAAGTGCTTTATAAAGAAGATATCGAAGGGTCACGTGCACATGCCTATATGCTTTGTGAGCAGGGTATCATCTCCGAAGAGGATTATGAGAAGATAGAAGGCGGACTGTATGAGATTCTGGGTGAGATAGAATCCGGTACATTTACATTGGATGGTGATGATGAAGACATACACATGGCCATAGAAGGAAGACTGACTGAAAAGGTCGGTGATGCAGGGAAACGCCTGCACACAGCACGTAGCCGTAATGACCAGGTGGCACTTGATTTTAGAATGTATGTACAGAACAACACAAAAGCCATCGCTGATCTGCTTTTAGAGAACATTACAACGCTAGTAAAGGTCGCAGAAGAGAATGCAGAGACGATGCTTCCGGGTATGACACACCTGCAGCATGCACAGCCTATAAATTTCGGTTACCATATGTTGGCCTATGCCAGTATGTTCAAACGTGATTATGAGCGTTTTATGAGTTCTTATGAGCGTAACAACTATTCTCCTATAGGATGTGCTGCATTGGCAGGTACACCACACCCGATCAACCGACAGACCACTTCAGATAAACTTGGTTTCAATGCGCCGACTCTGAACTGTTTGGATACGGTAAGTGACAGAGATTTTGCCTTAGAGATACTTTTTAACATCTCTACGATGATGATGCATATGAGCCGCTTGAGCGAAGAGCTCATTTTGTGGTCTGCAAGTGAATTCAGATGGGTAACGCTTTCTGACAGACATGCCACAGGTTCTTCCATCATGCCACAAAAGAAAAACCCGGACATCCCTGAACTTCTCAGAGGAAAAACAGGGCGTGTGAACGGTAACCTTGTCGCACTCCTTACAGTGATGAAAGGGTTGCCACTTGCATACAACAAAGATATGCAAGAGGACAAAGAGGGAGTCTTTGACTCTGTAAGAACAGCAACACTTTCACTACAGGTGCTTGAAGAGATGATCGCAGAGATGACTGTGAACAAAGAAGCCATGGAAGCTGCATGTATGATAGGCCACCTCTCTGCAACAGACCTCGCAGACTACCTCGTAAAAGAGCAGGGGCTTCCATTTAGAGATGCCTACCACATCACAGGTAATGCCGTGAACCTGGCAGAGGAGAAAGGGCTTGACATTTCTGAACTGAGCCTAGAAGACCTACAAAGTGTAGATGCACGAATAGGTGAGGGTGTGGTAGCACTACTTGATAACCGTGCTTCGATGAATGCCCGCCAGTCTGAAGGTGGAACTGCCACTGTTAGGACTTTGGAACAAGTGGATAGTATGAAGGCTTGGTTGGAGAAGCAAAACTAA
- a CDS encoding CYTH domain-containing protein: protein MGVEIERKFLVDETKLPTLNNGYTIKQGYIQTVDQTTVRIRIRDTEAFLTIKGKSEGATRLEFEYPIPLNDAQEMLTNLCHASLVEKTRYLVAHEGHTWEVDIFEGSNQGLLIAEIELESEEEVFSLPEWTAKEVTEDVRYFNANLVENPYTSW, encoded by the coding sequence ATGGGTGTAGAAATAGAACGCAAATTCCTCGTAGACGAAACCAAACTGCCCACGCTGAACAATGGATACACCATCAAACAAGGCTACATCCAAACGGTAGATCAAACCACCGTACGCATACGCATCCGTGACACAGAAGCCTTTCTCACCATCAAAGGCAAAAGCGAAGGTGCCACACGGTTGGAGTTTGAATACCCCATTCCTCTGAATGATGCACAGGAGATGCTCACAAACCTCTGCCACGCCTCACTCGTCGAAAAAACTCGCTACCTTGTAGCGCATGAGGGTCATACATGGGAGGTCGATATATTTGAAGGATCCAATCAAGGACTCCTCATCGCCGAAATAGAGCTGGAGAGTGAAGAGGAAGTGTTTTCTCTGCCCGAGTGGACCGCTAAAGAGGTAACGGAGGATGTGCGGTATTTTAATGCGAATTTGGTGGAGAACCCCTATACATCCTGGTAA
- a CDS encoding DUF1450 domain-containing protein, with the protein MKIQLCKKFSKVDKLQKKLTEAFPDDTVVVKSCIDMCKVCKHQPVAKVDGKKQTAKRISKLISKIEAL; encoded by the coding sequence ATGAAGATACAACTATGTAAAAAATTCTCGAAAGTCGATAAGCTTCAGAAAAAACTTACCGAAGCTTTTCCTGATGATACGGTCGTCGTGAAGTCATGTATCGATATGTGCAAAGTGTGTAAGCATCAGCCTGTCGCAAAAGTAGATGGAAAGAAACAGACGGCCAAACGCATTTCAAAGCTCATCTCAAAGATAGAGGCGCTCTGA
- a CDS encoding ABC-F family ATP-binding cassette domain-containing protein, which yields MIQLTNLSKSFGGQTLFKDVNLKLSQGQKIGFVGRNGSGKSTLFKIILGEESYDSGDVSIPKNYMIGTLRQHLEFTEPTVREECALVLPEDEQWNFYKIEKLLFGLGFTAEDLEKDPMSFSGGYQIRINLVKLLATEPNMLLLDEPTNYLDLPSLRWLRSFIKEFEGEVILITHDRDFMDSVTTHTMGIQRKGLRLVQGDSYKYYATLEMEDETYEKTKANQDKKRKELEEFVARNKARASTAALAQSKQKELDKMDDMEDLQNDATLSFNFKYKETPAKIIFRAEDLGFGYNPEEPLFQGITFALEKGKRLAIIGKNGKGKSTLLNYIAGELPLQQGKLDFHPATTFAHFGQTNIERLNVKATIIEEIASVHKDIGIPESRSIAGRMMFSGDLADKKIEVLSGGERSRVMLGKIIATPANLLFLDEPTNHLDMQSIDALADAIEEFEGSLIMVTHSEMLLRRLADALIIFHKGGAEYFDGTYDEFLEKIGWEEEEGAAPKKKKPKINHKERKKLRKAVTQERNELRKPYTKEIKLCEEKIETLETELEAKNAALEKASNSGDNDAIMELSREVGLVQQEVDALFERLAIAAEKDDEIVAEYELKLEEIDA from the coding sequence ATGATACAACTTACAAACCTCTCAAAAAGCTTTGGGGGACAAACCCTTTTTAAAGATGTCAATCTCAAACTTTCACAGGGACAGAAGATCGGATTTGTCGGACGCAACGGGTCTGGTAAATCGACGCTTTTCAAGATCATCCTTGGTGAAGAGAGCTATGATTCCGGAGATGTGAGTATCCCCAAGAACTACATGATAGGCACACTTCGCCAGCATTTGGAATTTACAGAGCCTACGGTCCGTGAAGAGTGTGCACTGGTACTTCCTGAAGATGAACAGTGGAACTTTTACAAGATAGAAAAACTGCTTTTTGGACTGGGGTTTACGGCAGAAGATCTGGAGAAGGACCCTATGAGTTTTTCAGGGGGGTATCAGATACGTATCAACCTTGTCAAACTTTTGGCAACAGAACCGAACATGTTACTGCTCGATGAGCCTACCAACTACCTAGACCTCCCTTCATTGCGTTGGCTGAGAAGCTTTATCAAAGAGTTTGAGGGTGAAGTGATACTCATTACACATGACCGTGACTTCATGGACTCTGTCACGACCCATACAATGGGTATACAGCGTAAAGGTCTTCGTCTGGTGCAGGGTGACAGCTACAAGTACTACGCTACACTTGAGATGGAAGATGAAACCTATGAAAAAACGAAGGCAAATCAAGACAAAAAACGTAAAGAACTTGAAGAGTTCGTCGCACGTAATAAAGCCAGAGCCTCGACCGCTGCACTGGCACAGTCCAAGCAAAAAGAACTGGATAAAATGGATGACATGGAAGATCTGCAGAACGATGCGACCTTATCTTTTAATTTCAAATATAAAGAGACCCCCGCAAAAATTATTTTCCGTGCGGAGGATCTGGGCTTTGGGTACAACCCGGAAGAACCGCTGTTCCAAGGCATTACTTTTGCTTTGGAGAAGGGTAAACGTCTGGCGATCATCGGTAAGAACGGTAAGGGTAAGTCAACACTGCTGAACTACATCGCGGGAGAATTGCCGCTCCAACAGGGCAAGCTTGACTTTCATCCTGCCACCACATTCGCGCACTTTGGACAGACAAACATCGAAAGACTGAATGTCAAAGCAACGATCATTGAAGAGATCGCTTCGGTCCATAAAGATATAGGTATACCGGAATCACGCAGTATCGCCGGGCGTATGATGTTCTCGGGTGACCTTGCCGATAAAAAGATAGAGGTACTCTCGGGTGGAGAGCGCAGCCGCGTCATGCTCGGAAAGATCATCGCAACCCCTGCAAACCTTCTCTTCCTTGATGAACCTACCAACCACCTGGATATGCAGTCCATTGATGCGCTGGCAGATGCCATAGAGGAGTTTGAAGGCTCACTTATCATGGTGACGCACTCAGAGATGCTTTTAAGAAGGTTGGCTGACGCGCTGATCATCTTTCATAAGGGTGGTGCAGAGTATTTTGACGGTACCTATGATGAATTTTTGGAAAAGATAGGTTGGGAAGAGGAAGAAGGGGCAGCGCCTAAAAAGAAAAAACCTAAGATCAACCATAAGGAACGCAAGAAACTGCGTAAAGCCGTGACACAGGAACGTAATGAACTGCGTAAGCCATATACCAAAGAGATCAAGCTGTGTGAAGAGAAGATTGAAACGCTTGAAACAGAGCTTGAAGCTAAAAATGCAGCACTTGAAAAAGCATCAAACTCCGGTGACAACGATGCTATTATGGAACTTTCACGTGAAGTAGGTCTGGTACAGCAGGAAGTGGATGCACTCTTCGAACGTCTCGCAATAGCTGCGGAAAAAGATGATGAGATCGTGGCTGAGTATGAGCTCAAGCTTGAGGAGATTGATGCATAA
- a CDS encoding YdiU family protein, with product MTLDNLNFETPYLSLDSEFYDLTEPTPLDDPYLISFNPNAAELIGLDSSTKEDPRFVALLNGTYLPKGARPFSMCYAGHQFGNYAPRLGDGRAINLGSINGWHIQTKGSGETLYSRTSDGRAAIPSSIREYLMSEAMHHLGIPTTRALGIIGSETKILRNQIERGAIVMRMSPSWVRFGTFEYFYYFKEYDKLRSLADYVIAESYPHLQDDEDRYYKFFCEVVERTAKLIAQWQGIGFNHGVMNTDNMSIAGLTIDYGPYAMLDDFDYGFVCNKTDKAGRYSYGDQPNVSYWNLTMLSKALTPLIDQNRMQKKLDDFGNFLYPDAYIDVMCEKLGLVLKLDEDVELITDLVGALQDAYVDYTNFFRTLSHYDGDRMPLYDIAMNPVVIHNWLELYDKRLAKEICTQSERQKAMLKTNPKYVLKNYMLQEAIDLAQKGDFSMVETLLHIAMHPYDELPEFEHFAGETPEEHKNICLSCSS from the coding sequence ATGACACTTGATAACCTTAATTTTGAAACCCCGTATCTTTCGCTCGACAGCGAATTTTACGACTTGACCGAACCCACACCACTGGATGATCCCTACTTGATCAGTTTCAATCCCAATGCGGCAGAACTGATCGGTCTTGACAGCAGTACCAAAGAGGACCCCCGTTTTGTAGCACTGCTCAACGGTACCTACCTTCCCAAAGGGGCACGTCCTTTTTCCATGTGCTATGCAGGGCACCAGTTCGGTAATTATGCACCGCGTCTGGGAGACGGTAGGGCTATCAACCTGGGAAGCATCAATGGCTGGCACATCCAGACCAAAGGGAGTGGAGAGACACTCTACTCACGTACCTCAGACGGCCGTGCGGCCATCCCCTCTTCCATACGCGAGTATCTGATGAGCGAAGCGATGCACCATCTTGGCATTCCCACAACACGTGCCCTTGGCATCATCGGGTCTGAAACAAAAATCTTACGAAACCAGATAGAACGCGGGGCGATCGTCATGCGTATGTCGCCGAGCTGGGTGCGTTTTGGTACCTTCGAATACTTTTACTACTTTAAAGAGTACGACAAACTCAGATCCCTTGCCGACTATGTCATCGCCGAATCCTACCCGCACCTGCAGGATGATGAAGACCGCTACTACAAGTTCTTTTGTGAGGTCGTTGAGCGTACGGCAAAGCTGATCGCACAGTGGCAGGGGATAGGCTTTAACCACGGCGTGATGAATACAGACAACATGTCCATCGCAGGTCTTACCATCGATTATGGGCCGTATGCGATGCTGGATGATTTTGACTACGGCTTTGTCTGCAACAAAACCGACAAAGCAGGCCGCTACAGCTACGGTGACCAGCCCAATGTCTCCTACTGGAACCTTACCATGCTCTCCAAAGCACTCACCCCGCTTATCGATCAAAACAGGATGCAGAAGAAACTCGATGATTTTGGCAACTTCCTCTACCCTGATGCCTATATTGATGTCATGTGTGAAAAACTGGGATTGGTTTTGAAACTGGATGAGGATGTTGAACTCATCACAGATCTGGTAGGTGCACTGCAAGATGCCTATGTCGACTATACCAATTTCTTTCGAACGCTCAGTCACTATGATGGTGACAGAATGCCTCTCTATGACATCGCCATGAACCCAGTGGTCATTCACAACTGGCTTGAATTGTATGACAAACGTTTAGCAAAAGAGATATGCACACAGTCAGAGCGCCAAAAAGCAATGCTAAAGACAAATCCAAAATATGTGCTAAAAAACTATATGCTCCAAGAAGCGATAGACCTTGCTCAAAAAGGAGACTTCTCTATGGTAGAAACACTGCTACATATCGCAATGCATCCGTATGATGAACTACCGGAGTTTGAACATTTTGCTGGGGAGACACCAGAGGAACACAAAAATATCTGTCTCTCCTGCTCCTCGTGA
- a CDS encoding 4-hydroxy-3-methylbut-2-enyl diphosphate reductase — protein sequence MKIQLASSYGFCFGVKRAIEIAEEHRGSVTYGPLIHNKDEINRLKEGFNIGLAERLEDIETNGAVVIRTHGIPKNELAVLKSQDHKVIDATCPYVTTPQNIVQKMSVEGYSIVIFGDKDHPEIKGVVSYAEDPEDAFIVLEPEELEALPLKGKVAVVSQTTKKPEDFAKIVTALMATRKEVRVFNTICTATFENQDAAAELAKKADVMIVIGGKHSSNTKQLHSICERDCKESYLIENEQELEAGWFDGKALCGISAGASTPDWIVQNVINKIQKMKKVDEVI from the coding sequence ATGAAAATACAATTAGCTTCAAGTTATGGATTTTGTTTTGGTGTGAAAAGGGCTATTGAGATAGCGGAAGAACACCGAGGTTCTGTCACATATGGTCCTCTGATCCATAACAAAGATGAGATCAACAGGCTCAAAGAAGGGTTCAACATCGGCCTTGCTGAACGTCTTGAAGATATAGAGACGAACGGTGCAGTGGTGATCCGTACACATGGGATCCCAAAAAATGAACTGGCTGTCTTGAAAAGTCAGGACCATAAAGTGATAGATGCGACCTGCCCTTATGTCACAACTCCGCAAAATATTGTGCAAAAGATGAGTGTTGAGGGGTATAGCATCGTGATATTCGGTGACAAGGACCATCCGGAGATCAAAGGTGTTGTGAGTTATGCGGAAGATCCGGAGGATGCGTTTATCGTGCTTGAACCGGAAGAGCTGGAAGCACTTCCTCTTAAAGGGAAGGTTGCCGTCGTTTCCCAAACCACAAAAAAACCTGAAGATTTTGCCAAGATCGTAACAGCCCTGATGGCAACACGTAAAGAGGTCAGGGTATTCAATACGATCTGTACTGCAACCTTTGAAAACCAGGATGCAGCAGCAGAACTGGCTAAAAAGGCTGATGTCATGATCGTCATTGGAGGAAAACACTCTTCCAATACCAAACAGCTGCATAGTATCTGTGAGCGTGATTGTAAAGAGAGTTACCTTATAGAGAATGAGCAAGAGCTGGAAGCCGGCTGGTTTGACGGTAAAGCGCTTTGCGGTATCTCTGCAGGTGCTTCTACCCCTGACTGGATCGTACAGAATGTGATCAACAAGATCCAGAAAATGAAAAAGGTAGATGAGGTTATATGA
- a CDS encoding OsmC family protein: protein MNVSVEYLGDKKFKANTIKSSFILDCKEITPVEYFATGIIGCTGIDLVMMAEKDGYEVSNYSVKAEIERTESVPMKFASMHIIYAFDGAFDAMKAKRYIGASLESYCTTVNSIRDSVKVSYSIIQNGEKIADKEELISMSVTLEDGFGGACCS, encoded by the coding sequence ATGAACGTATCAGTAGAGTATCTTGGCGATAAAAAATTTAAAGCGAACACCATAAAGTCTTCTTTCATTTTAGACTGCAAAGAGATCACCCCTGTGGAGTATTTTGCAACGGGTATCATAGGGTGTACAGGGATCGACCTTGTGATGATGGCGGAGAAGGACGGGTATGAAGTGAGTAATTACTCAGTGAAAGCTGAGATAGAACGAACGGAATCTGTACCGATGAAATTTGCATCTATGCACATCATTTACGCGTTTGACGGAGCGTTTGATGCCATGAAAGCAAAACGTTATATAGGGGCATCTTTGGAGAGTTACTGTACTACGGTCAACTCTATCCGCGATTCGGTAAAAGTAAGTTATTCGATCATTCAAAACGGTGAGAAGATAGCTGATAAAGAAGAGCTCATCTCTATGAGCGTGACGCTTGAAGATGGATTCGGGGGCGCTTGCTGTTCATAG